The Neodiprion lecontei isolate iyNeoLeco1 chromosome 2, iyNeoLeco1.1, whole genome shotgun sequence genome segment ctattttttctcattacgatcgctgttgctatattttcttgcaactcttgcgaaaatttaacgctcgtgcaacgataaattgacgtttaaagccttgtttgactaaaaaaagtagagtaaacctcggaaactgattttccgttgcaataaccaaaaaaggatcgacgatagcgcaaaatggttaggcgtacctcgtttttagtaattccaacaatattgaaacagttttttttaacgatgcctgttttactcaatttttctagttactgtaacaaatgaaattcttctcagTGTGTGCAATTTTACGTGCACAGCATAACTTGGCTCGCCAACTTTTGCGGATTTTCTATTAAAATTTGCCCCGCAGTATCACTCGTCGTATTTTCATCGTTAACCCTTATTTTCGGTCCGTCCGTTGTACACGTATACGcaacgtgtatgtatatgtttatatCGAATTGTAAATGTACGGCCGTTGTTTTTAACTTCGTAAGAACTATTAGAACGCTTTTAATCAACGTAGTTGAGCTGCGCaggagaaaaagataaaaattattctatgagaagagagagagagagagagagagagagagttgcAGCGGTAGAGGATTCATCATAATACGacagtttttttgtttttttctttctctcgcgccttctttcttcttttatctCCCCATTTCTGTGTCTGCCTAGTTATTACACGTGATATATATTGCACCATACCGCGTTCCATTTTCACCACAACGTATCTCTCCTTCCCGTTATAGCCGATGTTCTTTTACCAGCCACGTATGTAGTTCCTTACGCGTATCATTTATTCAGTGAAATTCTTCGTCACCCCAACAATCTTATATGGTTTCGGGGCATACCGCGGGGCGGAAAAGTCGCGAGGATTCGATTCAGTTTCAAGTTTGAATCGAATTCCGTTAGAGAGGAACGATATACGTCTTCGACGTTCATTCGAATACCCAggggatttctttttttcggcGAGTTCGTATATGCGACGTGAAATTCGCATTAAATCGTTACAATGCGGGAAAGAAGCGGAAAAAATAACGGGAGATTGAAAAACTCCCAAGGGCCAACCGCCGGACGTATGAAACGAACACCGAAAAGCGTCTTAGGACGACGTAAGAAAACCAGCCGAGTGATCCAGATGATTCAGGGCAGGGAATTACAATTCGTCGGTGACGTTAACGCAATTAAATGAATGATGGTTGTCGAGTCGGTTGACAACGGGGAATATATATTCTGACTGACTGACGGGTTGCATCGCTGCTTATTTCGGGCTCCACGTGTATGCGTAATCTATACGTAGATCACCGACATCTCCGACgtgtgtatacctatgtacgtaACACACGAACTTTAATATACCTACGTCGTCTGTCTACTCGACTGTCGCGAGTAATTGCGAAGGAAATGAGATCAAGTTTGAGTGCGAGCCTGTCCGcaagggtgggagggaggtaATGCACTACATGCGGCTACAACGTTACATCTACCTATTTATGCACGCGTAcgttgtacgtatgtacgtattttattacgtacatacatagatATAGAGGAGAACAAGGCGGCGGAAGTAACTGAGGAGACAATAATTCGCTGTCACCGGGCTGCCGGAGGAGTATTCAAATGATTAATATCCAACCGCCCCGCTCCGACGTGATTCCATTCTTACCGGCAATCGATATTGCAGATCGTAGTTGTTATCGGCTCAAAACGAGGGGAGGGGGATAATTTATTCACCATGTTCCCATGGTAGGGTCGGAATCGGGTTAGGCTCAAATTACAGCTAATGAAAAACGAGATTTCGGATGtgggaaattattttctttctctcaaaTCTCGTTTCTTTTCGACTGTAATTTGAACCTAGCCCGACTCTGACCCTACGATGGAAACATGGACATTGTTCGAACAATGAAAACTTGCGAAAAAAGTAACAAGACGTGCGTTTAAGATTGCtttcaaaaataaacatttatttcaaaattaatgcTTACCAGCTGTATCCTAAAACCTATGATCTCTATCCTATACACAGGCTGTGTTGAGCCTCCGTGTATTAGGTTGTAGTAGTATCATTTTAAGATTTTAGCGCATGATTAAGTtctgtgtgtttgtgtgtacatacgtatatgtagCAACATAGCGGATTTCATTGAATGTTGAAATATGTActattatttcgatttttacatcatttaaTGATTTTCTTCTGTacctattttatattcaaattaacGCATCATCAATCGATGCGTTCCTTTGGGCCGTTATTCTTCGTCGTCTCCACCTCCTTTTATTCCTTCATCCCTTTCCttatattgttattttcttatttcgttTTTAATCTCAAAAACACATCAAAAAGCTCACTCCACGCGTCACCATCCGCTTCGACTTGTCCGGAACTTCCAAATCCATGTCCACAACTCTGGATCATCCTCGATCCTGAGTAATGTAGAAATTGTAGTAGCGCTAACTGTTGATATCACAATGATGGTTCGGAGTATATGCTGTTGTGCCGCTGTTGGACTCAATGCTTTTTTTATTGCCTAGGCGGCGTCCAGCTTCGCAGAATGCACAACCTCGGCGTATGACATTTCCAAACACTGTCGCAACTCGGCGTAACTAACGACCAACACGCTTTGCTCATCCCGCGACATCAGGCAAATCTAAACAGGAAATATCGAGGATCGATTGAAGTGACGTATTGAtcaatgtttgaaatttcttcgCAATGCCAACCGTTTATCTATTTCTGAATCTAACACTCTAATCACTCGAATCTAAATACTCACCTTGTCGTGAGATCCAGAGTCGAGTTTGTTCAGACAAGATACAACGTGGGCCATGTCCAACCACGGTCTTCCATCCGCCGCTACTTGGTGGAACACGTAGTCTCTGAACAGTTTCAGCATGTAACGATCGCCGGTTTCAGCCCACGTTGGCTCCATGTTCAGCTCTGGCCGTTCGTTGATGGTCGCCAGTTTTGCGAGTAGTCTGAACAGTCTGCCGTTTTCTAGCTCTTTGGCAAGTTCATCTTCCAGAACGTCTGAACGAAGATGGACGGCGTCGAGTTGAGTATAAAACCGAGCTCCAATCATTGGCATTAAATCAGTGACGCTTCTCCGCTGCTGAGAAGATAGCAGGTACCTGAAATGACGAATTTCTTTATCGTAACTGGAGCGAGAGTAAACTACTCAATAAAGTTAGACAAAACGTATTCAGGTCAAGAGAATAGGCAAAAATGTCAGAATGGAATATAAATACGTACAATATAAGGTTTCTGAGATCAGACGAGTAGGTGCGAGCGACCAGTTCCAGGGAGGCCTGCATGTTGTCACGATGCACCGCTAGGAGACTACGGCAAGCCAAAGCTAGCACAAGTTTTCCTAATGCGAGCAAGTCTTCTTGTTGATAATGCGGCATTAGTGCCAACGGATTCGCAGCTGTACCGTCAAACGTCACAACGTCGGGAATCGCGACGCAGCTGAGACGCAGCCGACTTCGTGACGAGAGAATTATCTTTGTAGGGTCCAGAGATCTACACGCAATAcctgaagaaaatttttaaactaacgataatataataaaaacttCGAATTTATTCGCAATTTACTTCTTTCTATTGTAACTTTGCGATTGTAGAGCCATATGAAATCTGCTCACTGTTACTATAAGTCTGAATAatgttcaaaaaatgaaataatcacTTACCAGCTGCGTGAATAACCCGGAGAGCAGCTGTCAGCTGTATAATGTAGTTCCAAATAACGCTTTCTGGCAGCATACTGCTGTGCTGTTGTCTCAATATGGTGTTCTTTGTGTGGCTGTAAGGACGGGGAGCGTTGGGGTCGGACGAAAACGGATCTGAGTAGCCGTTGAGCTCGGTAGCAGAGAAGTGTTTGTTCAAGAGCGTCTCGGACCCAGGGTGGTAGTCATAGACGAATACCATGGCTGAAATAGTCCTAATttagtgaaatgaaaaaagattaatatgaaaaagctgggagaaaaatatttgggtACATACAATGATCACCAAAGGTCTTGGTGGTGAAGACTTCTCGCAGTTGGACCAAATTAGTGTGCGTCAACCGCTTCCACATATCGACCAAGACCATACATTTTGTATTGGCAAGTCTAAAGtctgaaatgaataattctcaGTTACAGTAAGATTGCTCGTGTACAATAACGCTTACCATCCAACCAGAGCAATAAATATGCTTCACGACTCACCGTGTACTCGGCGCAGGCAATAGCGAGTCCCGGTTTTTAAACTGGTCGCTTTGTACGTGGAGGTTTGATAGCCGAGGACAGTCGATGTGGATTTATGGATGGGTTCGAGAGGGCATAATTCATGGTAGTTATCTACTTCGTTTGGCAAATCTGGAAACTGCACCGGGTCTGGCTGAGCTAACGTTAGTGCATTTTTTTGGAGAATGTCCAGTCGCAGGCCTTCGCTGACAAAAAAACTCGGAACGGCCTGTGGAGGGGGCGTCGAAGGAGCCGAGGGACTACTCGATGCGGGAGATTTTGCTGCTTTGGCAGTCTGCAGGTGAGAGGGGGTCCCTGGATAAACGTATCCTATCTGACTTGCGCCAGCGGTTCCAATCTAGAAGAAATACTTCTCGTTACGATTTCTGTGTAGTCGCTTTACCGGAAcacaaaagtttcaaaatatacTACGGTTACTAAATACAAACTTTTTCGCCTCATTAGTGGTTGATTCTCGTTTACGTGAGTTAAAATTTATCCTAAGGAGGCGAAATTCAAATCTCTGTCTGGTGAACTTACAGCTTCGACTCCTTCTTCGCTTGACACATTTTCCGTTGTCGACGTCCCGAGGTAGAAATAAGTTGTTCCTCCGACATTCTCCTGGGAATGATAGGAGCTGTTGAATATATTTGGCGAGCTACTATTGCTACCTGCAATTCCTCGTCCCGGCACAAATTCCGGACTGgtagtagtttttttttgtgcatCCAGTGAAAGGCCGGAGAGATGTTTTGTCACTACAGCTGTGTTTAGGGCAACTCCAGAGCTTTGGCAGTTCTAGATTCATAAAACGTCACGATTATTAagtgtgaaaattattacctATAACTCgatgttataaatattttctaaagGCAAAATTACTGTGTAAAAATCAATGGAAAAACAGTACAATTAACGGAAAATCTTGATCGATTAGCACTATGTTACAATTTAGGATGTTATCTTTTCAGAGTTCAAGGTGAAAATTAACTAGACCTTCTTAATTTTAGTTTGCGAGTGCGACTCCTCATTTTtatacgaaaataatgaaatctgTTTGTTACCATGTAGGTTGCAAGTTTGGACTCCTGTGGGACTCCATTTGTTTGAGGGGTGTAAGTGACAAACATTGACGGATCCATCTCTCTTCCATCCACCGCATTGACCACCGTTCCGTTTTCCGTTAGATTTTTCGATCCTCCCGCCTTCGTGCTTTTGAAGTCCtcgttgttaaaaatttcgcaGCTGCCAGAGctgttctttctttctttatcttcCGTTGTCACTAGAGAGAGAATTTCCAAGACTTCCAACGTTAAGCTAGCCTGCCTATGCTGGAAAGAATCTCAACATTTTAAAATCATTGCCGAATAGCATTTCCTCCATATTTTAACAAGTTGCATAAATTACACTAGCTTGTTTGTATtcaatgataattttaatattcttttttttctttctttctcctcaAAATTTTACTAACAAAGTTCTTTATCGACACGGTTTTACTGCCTTTCGACGGACGTCGCATTTTCACCTCGCGTAGGCAGGCAACTTCGTCTCTAGACAATTGAAGCTGCGTCGAAGAATATCTTTCGCTTCATTTAACACACTGGAAAATTGCTTCTGTTTATTATCACCTAAGTTATTTAATCTCATATCCAGTCTTTCTTTTACtccatttttctaaaatttctcaggataatttcaagtttctcttttcgttttttttttgttctttttttttattttttatttttttattctttaacAGTGCtgcttctatttttttccaatatgtTCGACTTGTAAACCCTGAAAATGAACGGTGATCATTAGAACAAGTTTGTCTACTTTGTGACTTAATTaatcgttgaataaaaaaaaccaaacgaaTCTGTTCAGAACGGTGCAGAAagagaaatataaaaacatgcaaatttgttttatattcAGTAATTGTTGCGCGTAAAGGTGAGACGATTAAAGGTACAGTAGTAGAACCTGTGTTATCGAAAACATCGATGCTTGAATTTAACATAAGGCAACAGTGAAAGTTGATGGTTTTCCTGAAAATAGAATATCGTTCAGGGTAGAAAAAGCATTAATAAATGGAATTTGTATTCTATTGAAGTTAaggaaaagtaagaaaaaagaatataaatcaCAGAACTTTTGAACCTAGTGTGTAATTCTAGCCTTCGCTATATCAGACTAGAGACAACAACATGGAGAATATGTACACAAGTGTGTGATATACTTGTTGCCTCTAAAAATTGAGGGGGGTCAAGAAAATGCAGCAGGATTTGATTCGAACAATGTAGTAATAAACTAACAATGAAGCAGCTGATTTTGACAATGCACACACAGAATCGCGACAAAAGTGGTTAATTTTGGTTTTCAacaacgttaaaaaaaagttcgtctttttacgaaaaaaaattgtaaaagttTAAACATAACTGAGCACCTCAAAAACGCGACGcgaggcgaaaattttttccaaaatgtaGAACCGAAGTCTATAAAAACATCGAAGATATGGTGGACCAACATAACCCATCCGAGTTGTCAGTGACGTCGCGTCTGAGGACGGCgcgaaaataaaacagacgCTCCAGACGCTTTGCGACGGACGGCGTTTGggttattaaaaaaaacaaataaatgagATTCTTTCAAGCTTAGATTAATATACTTTAGTACTGACCgttcaaaacatttttccttCCCGCAGACAAAGGTGAAAGCGTACTCCGTGATACCGATCTCACTGTGTTTTTATGCTACACTTGTCTACACTCACGGACAACTTGCTGCTCTTACTTCGATCGCAGCTGTCCTTCCGGAAGTCGTGCTtcgcatacgtatatactttatttttcgaaatacaatTTAGACCTCGGCCATTTCCGGTatcttttatcaaattttatattcaaccaCGAGCTTGTcgatcgttatttttcattttggaaatttaaaatcgaacgaatcatCGTTTTTGATTGCGTGGAGCTGATAAATCGTTGCATTTATCGCCTATTATTCGCATTGACGAGTCTCGGAACACATCGAGTAATGACGTTTTTTCGTCGAGTGGCCAACGAAAATAGCAACATAAATCAAAAAAGCGctacaaatatatatttggTTGAAGTTTGGCgcatttttttgttataaatttgaTCCAAACTGCATTTAGCGATCGGATTGAGTAACGTAGTGGTGAAATCCAATGACGCTTGGACCCAACCGAGTTCCATTGATGAAGaaggttcttttttttttaagtggGTGGCATTGATCaattatttaccttttttaaGTTGGCGACCACTGCTCGCTCGCGACCATGTATCATGAACGCAGCCATGTTCACGCGGTTTTACAAATCAGCGCCAACCGCCAATTCACGAATGAGTGTTTGTCTCTTTCTTCAGTGATTGTTGAATTTGACCTTCTGAGTTTAGTTTAAATAGCGCAAGGATGACTGAAGGTAGGTCTGCGTATGCGTCTAACTTATTCTACATTAATTACTGGAACTCTTCTCCCGGTTGTAACGTGACATAACCTAGTTTTACCCAACTTCATCACCGGTACAAATGCAACAACGTTTATGATCAATTGTCTGTCAAAATACGTGGTTGTATTTACCTTCATATTTTGTATGCTTGTTCAGTGATACAATTCACGTTTCGGTTGATAATTCGTTTTAgcgtgaatttgaattttcctaGGTTAAGTTTTGTCACATCGACACCATTTACTATTACAGAAAAGACAAGTACGGAGGACATGTGGACTCCTTACAAGGAACTCCAGAGTCTCGTCGATCAATATATTACCTCTGCACCCAGTTCCCACGATCCACAATACCATGAATTTATGGAAGCGCTTCGCAATCACCGACAGAATTTTCTAAATCTCCTAAGCAATCCTGTAAGCATAATATTTCAACATGTAGTAGCTGCGACTTGGAGACCTTGATTGCCATGTGCTAAGTTTATCATATCCTCATTCTAGGCAAAGAATGCAAAGAGTCGtgaggaaattaaaaatgcagTGACGGAGGGTATAACTCTGCCTGGACTAGGTCACCAGGTTTTGTCCAAAGAATTGGTTGACGAGACAATTATATTATCCGACATGTACGAACTAAATGAATTTATGGCTCTTGACTTACTCTGTACTGCTCAACTTCAAATGCCGCATCATCCTGGATTGACACGA includes the following:
- the LOC107216720 gene encoding PAN2-PAN3 deadenylation complex subunit PAN3 isoform X3, whose amino-acid sequence is MDPSMFVTYTPQTNGVPQESKLATYMNCQSSGVALNTAVVTKHLSGLSLDAQKKTTTSPEFVPGRGIAGSNSSSPNIFNSSYHSQENVGGTTYFYLGTSTTENVSSEEGVEAIGTAGASQIGYVYPGTPSHLQTAKAAKSPASSSPSAPSTPPPQAVPSFFVSEGLRLDILQKNALTLAQPDPVQFPDLPNEVDNYHELCPLEPIHKSTSTVLGYQTSTYKATSLKTGTRYCLRRVHDFRLANTKCMVLVDMWKRLTHTNLVQLREVFTTKTFGDHSMVFVYDYHPGSETLLNKHFSATELNGYSDPFSSDPNAPRPYSHTKNTILRQQHSSMLPESVIWNYIIQLTAALRVIHAAGIACRSLDPTKIILSSRSRLRLSCVAIPDVVTFDGTAANPLALMPHYQQEDLLALGKLVLALACRSLLAVHRDNMQASLELVARTYSSDLRNLILYLLSSQQRRSVTDLMPMIGARFYTQLDAVHLRSDVLEDELAKELENGRLFRLLAKLATINERPELNMEPTWAETGDRYMLKLFRDYVFHQVAADGRPWLDMAHVVSCLNKLDSGSHDKICLMSRDEQSVLVVSYAELRQCLEMSYAEVVHSAKLDAA
- the LOC107216720 gene encoding PAN2-PAN3 deadenylation complex subunit PAN3 isoform X1, coding for MGYVGPPYLRCFYRLRFYILEKIFASRRVFEHRQASLTLEVLEILSLVTTEDKERKNSSGSCEIFNNEDFKSTKAGGSKNLTENGTVVNAVDGREMDPSMFVTYTPQTNGVPQESKLATYMNCQSSGVALNTAVVTKHLSGLSLDAQKKTTTSPEFVPGRGIAGSNSSSPNIFNSSYHSQENVGGTTYFYLGTSTTENVSSEEGVEAIGTAGASQIGYVYPGTPSHLQTAKAAKSPASSSPSAPSTPPPQAVPSFFVSEGLRLDILQKNALTLAQPDPVQFPDLPNEVDNYHELCPLEPIHKSTSTVLGYQTSTYKATSLKTGTRYCLRRVHDFRLANTKCMVLVDMWKRLTHTNLVQLREVFTTKTFGDHSMVFVYDYHPGSETLLNKHFSATELNGYSDPFSSDPNAPRPYSHTKNTILRQQHSSMLPESVIWNYIIQLTAALRVIHAAGIACRSLDPTKIILSSRSRLRLSCVAIPDVVTFDGTAANPLALMPHYQQEDLLALGKLVLALACRSLLAVHRDNMQASLELVARTYSSDLRNLILYLLSSQQRRSVTDLMPMIGARFYTQLDAVHLRSDVLEDELAKELENGRLFRLLAKLATINERPELNMEPTWAETGDRYMLKLFRDYVFHQVAADGRPWLDMAHVVSCLNKLDSGSHDKICLMSRDEQSVLVVSYAELRQCLEMSYAEVVHSAKLDAA
- the LOC107216720 gene encoding PAN2-PAN3 deadenylation complex subunit PAN3 isoform X2 translates to MRRPSKGSKTVSIKNFHRQASLTLEVLEILSLVTTEDKERKNSSGSCEIFNNEDFKSTKAGGSKNLTENGTVVNAVDGREMDPSMFVTYTPQTNGVPQESKLATYMNCQSSGVALNTAVVTKHLSGLSLDAQKKTTTSPEFVPGRGIAGSNSSSPNIFNSSYHSQENVGGTTYFYLGTSTTENVSSEEGVEAIGTAGASQIGYVYPGTPSHLQTAKAAKSPASSSPSAPSTPPPQAVPSFFVSEGLRLDILQKNALTLAQPDPVQFPDLPNEVDNYHELCPLEPIHKSTSTVLGYQTSTYKATSLKTGTRYCLRRVHDFRLANTKCMVLVDMWKRLTHTNLVQLREVFTTKTFGDHSMVFVYDYHPGSETLLNKHFSATELNGYSDPFSSDPNAPRPYSHTKNTILRQQHSSMLPESVIWNYIIQLTAALRVIHAAGIACRSLDPTKIILSSRSRLRLSCVAIPDVVTFDGTAANPLALMPHYQQEDLLALGKLVLALACRSLLAVHRDNMQASLELVARTYSSDLRNLILYLLSSQQRRSVTDLMPMIGARFYTQLDAVHLRSDVLEDELAKELENGRLFRLLAKLATINERPELNMEPTWAETGDRYMLKLFRDYVFHQVAADGRPWLDMAHVVSCLNKLDSGSHDKICLMSRDEQSVLVVSYAELRQCLEMSYAEVVHSAKLDAA